In Phyllopteryx taeniolatus isolate TA_2022b chromosome 6, UOR_Ptae_1.2, whole genome shotgun sequence, one genomic interval encodes:
- the LOC133479748 gene encoding sodium- and chloride-dependent transporter XTRP3-like isoform X1, with amino-acid sequence MEKDARPNWDSPLQFVLACVSYAVGLGNVWRFPYLCQMHGGGGFLIPYLVMLFIVGVPFFYMELAIGQKMRLGSIGAWSAISPYLGGVGLASVMASLYLCLYYNIINAWSFWYLFNSFQSVLPWSECPVNSNLTGPIEECQKGSPTQYFFFRETLNISSSIEEAGGIHTSQALCLLLAWAITYLFIIHGVKSSGKVVYFTATFPYVVLIIYLIRGLTLPGAINGITYMFTPKIEELANPTAWINAATQIFFSLGLGFGSLIAFSSYNQYNNNFEHQAIIVSIINSGTSIFASIVTFSIYGFKATVNYENCLERTRILLLNTFNLAEDTINMDNVFDWVKTLNATYPEQFAELGNKLEDCDIRDELDTAVEGVGLAFIVYTEAIQNLPLPQLWSVLYFFMLLLLGMGSMLGNMTAITTPLRDFKMLSNVSNEVLNGTLCLILLLLGLGFTTPSGNYWFTMFNEYGASFALLFVVIIEILTVSYLYGIKRFEKDIEDMIGHRPNWYFKIMWKIVGPLVLICLFIFYIVSYIRGGTPTYQAWNKELGKSVVMEYPVFGQVCIAILLVSPASCVPLKALFVYYTSRKRSSSKDGHSVSTISA; translated from the exons atggaaaaggatgctCGACCCAACTGGGACAGTCCCTTGCAGTTCGTATTGGCCTGTGTTTCCTATGCGGTCGGACTGGGCAACGTGTGGAGATTCCCGTACCTGTGCCAGATGCACGGCGGAG GGGGTTTCTTGATTCCATATCTGGTGATGCTGTTTATTGTGGGTGTGCCGTTTTTCTACATGGAGCTCGCCATTGGTCAAAAGATGCGCTTGGGAAGCATCGGCGCCTGGTCAGCCATTAGCCCTTATTTGGGAGGAGTGG GTCTTGCTAGTGTTATGGCATCCCTGTATCTTTGCCTCTACTACAACATCATCAATGCATGGAGTTTCTGGTACCTCTTTAATTCATTTCAA TCTGTGCTGCCCTGGTCAGAGTGCCCTGTTAATTCCAACCTGACGGGACCCATAGAAGAGTGCCAAAAGGGTTCTCCGACTCAGTACTTCTTTTTTAGAGAAACACTGAacatttcttcttctattgAAGAGGCTGGAGGCATTCACACAAGCCAGGCTTTGTGTCTCCTGCTGGCCTGGGCGATAACCTATCTCTTCATTATCCATGGAGTAAAGTCATCTGGGAAG GTGGTTTACTTTACTGCAACATTTCCGTATGTGGTCCTCATTATCTACCTCATCAGGGGTTTGACTCTTCCTGGTGCCATCAATGGCATCACATATATGTTCACCCCCAAG ATTGAAGAACTGGCCAATCCCACTGCATGGATAAATGCTGCcactcaaatttttttttctctgggttTGGGATTTGGCTCGCTTATAGCATTTTCCAGCTACAACCAGTACAACAACAATTTTGAGCACCAGGCCATCATTGTCTCCATAAtcaacagtggaacctcaatctTTGCTTCCATCGTCACATTTTCCATCTACGGGTTTAAAGCAACAGTTAACTATGAGAACTGCCTGGAGAG GACACGCATATTGCTGCTAAATACCTTTAATCTCGCAGAGGACACTATCAACATGGACAATGTGTTCGACTGGGTTAAAACACTCAATGCAACATACCCGGAGCAGTTTGCTGAACTTGGCAATAAACTGGAAGACTGTGACATTAGGGATGAACTAGACACA GCAGTGGAAGGGGTTGGTCTTGCCTTCATTGTTTACACCGAAGCCATTCAAAACTTGCCCCTGCCTCAGTTATGGTCAGTGCTGTACTTCTTCATGCTCCTGCTTCTGGGAATGGGCAGCATGCTAGGCAACATGACCGCCATCACCACCCCACTACGTGACTTTAAGATGCTGTCTAATGTTAGCAATGAAGTGTTAAACG GGACATTGTGTCTAATCCTGCTGCTGCTCGGGCTGGGCTTTACCACCCCATCTGGAAATTACTGGTTTACCATGTTCAATGAATATGGAGCATCTTTCGCCCTGCTCTTTGTCGTCATCATTGAGATTCTAACTGTCAGTTACCTTTATGGAATTAAAAG GTTTGAAAAAGACATAGAAGACATGATTGGCCACCGTCCAAATTGGTACTTTAAGATCATGTGGAAGATAGTCGGTCCCCTAGTCCTAATATGCCTCTTCATCTTCTATATCGTGAGCTATATTAGAGGAGGGACACCCACTTACCAAGCATGGAACAAGGAGCTG GGAAAGTCAGTGGTGATGGAATATCCTGTTTTTGGTCAAGTCTGCATTGCAATTCTGCTGGTGTCTCCAGCCAGCTGTGTTCCCCTCAAAGCTCTGTTCGTGTACTACACAAGCAGGAAACGGAGTTCTAGCAAAGATGGCCATTCAGTCAGCACCATATCTGCTTAG
- the LOC133479748 gene encoding sodium- and chloride-dependent transporter XTRP3-like isoform X2 — protein sequence MEFLSVLPWSECPVNSNLTGPIEECQKGSPTQYFFFRETLNISSSIEEAGGIHTSQALCLLLAWAITYLFIIHGVKSSGKVVYFTATFPYVVLIIYLIRGLTLPGAINGITYMFTPKIEELANPTAWINAATQIFFSLGLGFGSLIAFSSYNQYNNNFEHQAIIVSIINSGTSIFASIVTFSIYGFKATVNYENCLERTRILLLNTFNLAEDTINMDNVFDWVKTLNATYPEQFAELGNKLEDCDIRDELDTAVEGVGLAFIVYTEAIQNLPLPQLWSVLYFFMLLLLGMGSMLGNMTAITTPLRDFKMLSNVSNEVLNGTLCLILLLLGLGFTTPSGNYWFTMFNEYGASFALLFVVIIEILTVSYLYGIKRFEKDIEDMIGHRPNWYFKIMWKIVGPLVLICLFIFYIVSYIRGGTPTYQAWNKELGKSVVMEYPVFGQVCIAILLVSPASCVPLKALFVYYTSRKRSSSKDGHSVSTISA from the exons ATGGAGTTTCTG TCTGTGCTGCCCTGGTCAGAGTGCCCTGTTAATTCCAACCTGACGGGACCCATAGAAGAGTGCCAAAAGGGTTCTCCGACTCAGTACTTCTTTTTTAGAGAAACACTGAacatttcttcttctattgAAGAGGCTGGAGGCATTCACACAAGCCAGGCTTTGTGTCTCCTGCTGGCCTGGGCGATAACCTATCTCTTCATTATCCATGGAGTAAAGTCATCTGGGAAG GTGGTTTACTTTACTGCAACATTTCCGTATGTGGTCCTCATTATCTACCTCATCAGGGGTTTGACTCTTCCTGGTGCCATCAATGGCATCACATATATGTTCACCCCCAAG ATTGAAGAACTGGCCAATCCCACTGCATGGATAAATGCTGCcactcaaatttttttttctctgggttTGGGATTTGGCTCGCTTATAGCATTTTCCAGCTACAACCAGTACAACAACAATTTTGAGCACCAGGCCATCATTGTCTCCATAAtcaacagtggaacctcaatctTTGCTTCCATCGTCACATTTTCCATCTACGGGTTTAAAGCAACAGTTAACTATGAGAACTGCCTGGAGAG GACACGCATATTGCTGCTAAATACCTTTAATCTCGCAGAGGACACTATCAACATGGACAATGTGTTCGACTGGGTTAAAACACTCAATGCAACATACCCGGAGCAGTTTGCTGAACTTGGCAATAAACTGGAAGACTGTGACATTAGGGATGAACTAGACACA GCAGTGGAAGGGGTTGGTCTTGCCTTCATTGTTTACACCGAAGCCATTCAAAACTTGCCCCTGCCTCAGTTATGGTCAGTGCTGTACTTCTTCATGCTCCTGCTTCTGGGAATGGGCAGCATGCTAGGCAACATGACCGCCATCACCACCCCACTACGTGACTTTAAGATGCTGTCTAATGTTAGCAATGAAGTGTTAAACG GGACATTGTGTCTAATCCTGCTGCTGCTCGGGCTGGGCTTTACCACCCCATCTGGAAATTACTGGTTTACCATGTTCAATGAATATGGAGCATCTTTCGCCCTGCTCTTTGTCGTCATCATTGAGATTCTAACTGTCAGTTACCTTTATGGAATTAAAAG GTTTGAAAAAGACATAGAAGACATGATTGGCCACCGTCCAAATTGGTACTTTAAGATCATGTGGAAGATAGTCGGTCCCCTAGTCCTAATATGCCTCTTCATCTTCTATATCGTGAGCTATATTAGAGGAGGGACACCCACTTACCAAGCATGGAACAAGGAGCTG GGAAAGTCAGTGGTGATGGAATATCCTGTTTTTGGTCAAGTCTGCATTGCAATTCTGCTGGTGTCTCCAGCCAGCTGTGTTCCCCTCAAAGCTCTGTTCGTGTACTACACAAGCAGGAAACGGAGTTCTAGCAAAGATGGCCATTCAGTCAGCACCATATCTGCTTAG